In Primulina eburnea isolate SZY01 chromosome 3, ASM2296580v1, whole genome shotgun sequence, one DNA window encodes the following:
- the LOC140825800 gene encoding F-box protein At4g19940-like isoform X2, protein MEAPSEILGEIRLRNPNIVLVKKTPLFRETHMKKCTRIDLCSLNLDGSCRNDEFSLYLNDDEKNIEVLPSKWDFICLVSESGFYVCNPSTRVMVKLPEASCCTSGEVNAGMGYVKERDEYVLVHLFDRSLDIHVDYDIGCEVLRLRDGKDCKWQVLEVDCPYVVRGWGVLVKNVFYWMIWDEYNQPGDEAIVSFDLEKEEFGNVSPPEGHFDPQGAWSLVELGGRLCLVDNAARPLVVDIWVLNDLDNHIWVREYSIDMNGYGSDLFKSVIPLDYRDGEILMDAKQESLDCYDVEKKHIKRMKHLISGEWTWLRIYTESFFWPGSR, encoded by the exons ATGGAGGCTCCCAGTGAAATCCTTGG GGAAATCCGTCTGCGGAACCCAAACATCGTATTAGTCAAAAAGACTCCTCTTTTTCGAGAAACCCATATGAAAAAGTGCACTAGGATTGATCTTTGTTCGCTGAATCTTGATGGGTCTTGTAGGAATGATGAGTTTTCTTTGTATCTAAACGATGATGAGAAGAACATTGAGGTGCTGCCTTCgaagtgggattttatttgcCTTGTGAGTGAGAGTGGGTTCTATGTTTGTAATCCTAGTACTCGGGTGATGGTGAAATTACCTGAGGCCAGTTGTTGTACCTCTGGtgaggtgaatgcagggatgggGTATGTGAAGGAGAGGGATGAGTATGTCTTGGTGCATTTGTTCGACAGGAGCTTAGATATACATGTGGATTATGATATTGGCTGTGAGGTTCTGAGATTGAGAGATGGTAAGGATTGCAAGTGGCAGGTATTGGAGGTAGACTGTCCATATGTTGTTCGGGGTTGGGGAGTGTTGGTTAAAAATGTGTTTTATTGGATGATTTGGGATGAGTATAATCAGCCAGGAGATGAGGCTATTGTTTCATTTGATCTTGAAAAGGAAGAGTTTGGAAATGTTTCTCCTCCCGAGGGGCATTTTGACCCTCAGGGGGCATGGTCGCTGGTTGAATTGGGAGGGAGGTTGTGCTTGGTGGACAATGCAGCACGTCCACTAGTGGTAGATATTTGGGTGTTAAATGATTTGGACAATCATATTTGGGTTCGAGAGTACAGTATTGATATGAATGGGTATGGTAGTGATTTGTTCAAGTCTGTTATTCCATTGGACTATCGGGATGGGGAAATCTTGATGGATGCAAAACAAGAGAGTCTTGATTGCTATGATGTGGAAAAAAAGCACATCAAAAGGATGAAACATCTTATTTCAGGGGAATGGACATGGCTGCGGATTTACACAGAAAGCTTCTTTTGGCCGGGAAGTAGATAG
- the LOC140825800 gene encoding F-box protein At4g19940-like isoform X1: MKKKPPTSTQSLRPPPSIGPPTSHDGGMSELLTWPTLPADLIINILWRLPVKSLGKFKCVSKQWLYLITDSYFISMYREIRLRNPNIVLVKKTPLFRETHMKKCTRIDLCSLNLDGSCRNDEFSLYLNDDEKNIEVLPSKWDFICLVSESGFYVCNPSTRVMVKLPEASCCTSGEVNAGMGYVKERDEYVLVHLFDRSLDIHVDYDIGCEVLRLRDGKDCKWQVLEVDCPYVVRGWGVLVKNVFYWMIWDEYNQPGDEAIVSFDLEKEEFGNVSPPEGHFDPQGAWSLVELGGRLCLVDNAARPLVVDIWVLNDLDNHIWVREYSIDMNGYGSDLFKSVIPLDYRDGEILMDAKQESLDCYDVEKKHIKRMKHLISGEWTWLRIYTESFFWPGSR, translated from the coding sequence ATGAAGAAAAAGCCTCCAACTTCGACCCAATCGCTGCGACCACCACCGTCTATTGGGCCGCCGACATCTCACGACGGCGGTATGTCGGAGCTACTTACGTGGCCCACGCTCCCCGCTGATCTGATAATCAACATCCTATGGAGGCTCCCAGTGAAATCCTTGGGTAAGTTCAAATGCGTGTCAAAGCAATGGCTTTACTTAATCACCGACTCGTACTTCATTTCCATGTATAGGGAAATCCGTCTGCGGAACCCAAACATCGTATTAGTCAAAAAGACTCCTCTTTTTCGAGAAACCCATATGAAAAAGTGCACTAGGATTGATCTTTGTTCGCTGAATCTTGATGGGTCTTGTAGGAATGATGAGTTTTCTTTGTATCTAAACGATGATGAGAAGAACATTGAGGTGCTGCCTTCgaagtgggattttatttgcCTTGTGAGTGAGAGTGGGTTCTATGTTTGTAATCCTAGTACTCGGGTGATGGTGAAATTACCTGAGGCCAGTTGTTGTACCTCTGGtgaggtgaatgcagggatgggGTATGTGAAGGAGAGGGATGAGTATGTCTTGGTGCATTTGTTCGACAGGAGCTTAGATATACATGTGGATTATGATATTGGCTGTGAGGTTCTGAGATTGAGAGATGGTAAGGATTGCAAGTGGCAGGTATTGGAGGTAGACTGTCCATATGTTGTTCGGGGTTGGGGAGTGTTGGTTAAAAATGTGTTTTATTGGATGATTTGGGATGAGTATAATCAGCCAGGAGATGAGGCTATTGTTTCATTTGATCTTGAAAAGGAAGAGTTTGGAAATGTTTCTCCTCCCGAGGGGCATTTTGACCCTCAGGGGGCATGGTCGCTGGTTGAATTGGGAGGGAGGTTGTGCTTGGTGGACAATGCAGCACGTCCACTAGTGGTAGATATTTGGGTGTTAAATGATTTGGACAATCATATTTGGGTTCGAGAGTACAGTATTGATATGAATGGGTATGGTAGTGATTTGTTCAAGTCTGTTATTCCATTGGACTATCGGGATGGGGAAATCTTGATGGATGCAAAACAAGAGAGTCTTGATTGCTATGATGTGGAAAAAAAGCACATCAAAAGGATGAAACATCTTATTTCAGGGGAATGGACATGGCTGCGGATTTACACAGAAAGCTTCTTTTGGCCGGGAAGTAGATAG